From the Manihot esculenta cultivar AM560-2 chromosome 3, M.esculenta_v8, whole genome shotgun sequence genome, one window contains:
- the LOC110611893 gene encoding splicing factor, suppressor of white-apricot homolog isoform X3 gives MSFSWRYAFLNFPLLKDFLSLFFQPPTEKVHQIIARTAMFVSKHGGQSEIVLRVKQGDNPTFGFLMPDHNLHPYFRFLVDHQELLKSDIDGKSIEDENKIDSGDQMGGGGGALSLLGSVYGSGEDEEGANEDGPAFTKNDTEDSVDAADNVTISYGSEQNSSSLDVAGKDDLVSKPQFSSLKERSQVIKRNRAISSVKAGTTIGSKRFSDSMASVSSTVDKLQPSISPSLSKVEQSILEPPSDLKRVVEKIVEFILRNGKEFEAVLVQQDTKHGRFPFLLPSNQYHPYYLKALQKAQESRLSGKSFISEKHDPVGHALDRRTGTKESDTLSSASDIPYESDRKEKFKMVIGKSKKDGQDPPSKVTQPQVGVSVDAVAAILQAATKGIKNPNLEMISKTLNGIGQGPSSEAGDSVLAPWPQSSNQDLDKNWEHGVSVPLAKAITKTMAVTAASEADSSEARLTREQKLKAERLKRAKMFAAMVKSGAAPLKSEPLRGVSVEPSESGLSGSDSHAVLPTDRERESSSIPLDIDTNNRIEKSAEEYNERRSKRSYRSRTKRGEEEEEDEELKDKRDHNKHSRKKRHSHRRDRHKHKKRHSSSQDGESQHRHKSSSSLDEHQHKQDSSSEDEYRRGRHKKHDSSSDDEHRRSRRKHRHDSSPDDEYRHSRSRRKLDSFSSEEYTHSRHGHRHDSDDEHQNARHQHKHDISSNEESRHQAKSVKHRKIPRSERERDLEEGEILTKSDQSKVSEGGDGASREASVDISKTYQEVRGSSKQSDSTEVSNDLRAKIRAMLMATL, from the exons ATGTCCTTTTCCTGGCGTTATGCTTTCTTAAATTTCCCATTGTTGAAAGATTTTCTCTCCTTGTTTTTTCAGCCTCCTACAGAGAAGGTGCACCAGATTATTGCTAGGACTGCCATGTTTGTTAGCAAACATGGTGGGCAGTCAGAAATTGTTTTGAGAGTTAAACAGGGGGACAACCCAACATTTGGCTTCTTGATGCCTGATCATAATCTTCATCCTTACTTCAGATTTCTTGTTGATCACCAAGAACTTCTGAAGTCTGACATTGATGGCAAATCTATAGAAGATGAGAACAAGATAGATAGTGGGGATCAGATGGGTGGTGGGGGTGGTGCATTGTCATTGCTTGGTTCTGTATATGGATCTGGAGAGGATGAAGAAGGAGCAAATGAGGATGGCCCAGCATTTACCAAAAATGACACTGAGGATTCTGTTGATGCTGCTGATAATGTAACCATTTCTTATGGATCAGAACAAAACTCTTCTTCTTTAGATGTTGCTGGGAAAGATGATTTGGTTTCTAAGCCTCAATTTTCTTCTTTGAAAGAAAGGTCTCAAGTCATAAAAAGAAATCGTGCCATCAGTTCAGTCAAGGCGGGAACCACAATTGGGTCAAAGAGATTTAGTGATTCCATGGCCTCAGTTTCCTCTACTGTGGATAAGTTGCAACCTTCCATCTCCCCTAGCCTGTCCAAGGTTGAACAGTCTATTTTGGAGCCTCCATCTGATTTGAAGAGAGTGGTCGAAAAGATAGTTGAGTTCATACTGAGAAACGGGAAAGAATTTGAAGCTGTTCTGGTTCAGCAGGACACTAAACATGGGAGATTTCCTTTCCTTCTGCCATCCAACCAATATCATCCTTATTATTTAAAAGCCCTCCAAAAGGCTCAGGAG TCAAGGTTATCTGGCAAGAGCTTCATTTCAGAGAAACATGATCCAGTAGGCCATGCGTTGGACAGGAGAACGGGAACAAAAGAAAGTGATACCCTGTCCTCAGCATCAGATATACCATATGAATCTGataggaaagaaaagtttaaaatggtAATTGGAAAGTCAAAGAAGGATGGACAGGACCCACCTTCGAAAGTCACCCAGCCACAAGTTGGAGTTAGTGTGGATGCTGTTGCTGCTATTCTTCAGGCTGCCACAAAAGGCATTAAGAATCCCAACTTAGAAATGATATCTAAGACACTAAATGGTATTGGTCAAGGTCCTAGCAGTGAAGCTGGAGACAGCGTCCTTGCACCTTGGCCTCAAAGTTCCAACCAGGACTTGGACAAGAACTGGGAGCATGGTGTTTCTGTCCCTCTAGCTAAAGCCATTACAAAGACAATGGCTGTTACAGCAGCAAGTGAAGCTGATTCCTCAGAAGCAAGGTTGACCAGAGAGCAGAAGTTGAAGGCTGAGAGACTGAAACGAGCAAAGATGTTTGCAGCCATGGTAAAAAGTGGTGCTGCACCACTAAAAAGTGAACCATTGCGTGGGGTATCTGTAGAGCCATCTGAATCTGGGTTATCTGGTTCTGATTCTCATGCTGTCCTTCCTACAGACCGAGAAAGGGAAAGTAGTTCTATTCCATTGGATATTGATACTAATAATAGGATTGAGAAATCTGCCGAGGAATATAATGAACGGCGATCAAAGCGGAGCTATCGATCTAGAACTAAAAGGggtgaagaggaagaagaggatgAGGAACTGAAAGATAAAAGGGATCACAACAAGCATTCAAGGAAAAAGAGGCATTCTCATCGCAGGGACAGGCATAAGCACAAAAAAAGACATTCCTCTTCCCAGGATGGAGAATCTCAACATCGACATAAGAGCAGTAGCTCCTTGGATGAACATCAGCACAAGCAAGATAGCTCTTCTGAAGATGAGTATAGGCGTGGTAGACATAAGAAGCATGATAGCTCCTCAGATGACGAGCATAGACGCTCTAGAAGGAAGCACAGGCATGATAGCTCCCCCGATGATGAGTATAGACACTCTCGAAGTAGGCGCAAGCTCGATAGCTTCTCCTCTGAGGAGTACACACATTCTCGACATGGTCACAGGCATGATTCTGATGATGAGCATCAGAACGCCCGACATCAGCATAAGCATGATATCTCCTCCAATGAGGAGAGTCGGCATCAAGCCAAGTCTGTAAAACATAGAAAGATCCCTCGttcagaaagagagagagacttGGAGGAAGGAGAGATCCTTACAAAATCAGATCAGTCAAAAGTTAGTGAGGGTGGGGATGGTGCTAGTAGGGAAGCTTCTGTGGATATATCAAAAACATACCAAGAGGTAAGGGGCTCATCTAAGCAGTCCGATTCCACCGAAGTTTCTAATGACCTTAGAGCCAAAATTCGAGCCATGTTAATGGCAACCTTATAA
- the LOC110611893 gene encoding splicing factor, suppressor of white-apricot homolog isoform X4 yields the protein MFVSKHGGQSEIVLRVKQGDNPTFGFLMPDHNLHPYFRFLVDHQELLKSDIDGKSIEDENKIDSGDQMGGGGGALSLLGSVYGSGEDEEGANEDGPAFTKNDTEDSVDAADNVTISYGSEQNSSSLDVAGKDDLVSKPQFSSLKERSQVIKRNRAISSVKAGTTIGSKRFSDSMASVSSTVDKLQPSISPSLSKVEQSILEPPSDLKRVVEKIVEFILRNGKEFEAVLVQQDTKHGRFPFLLPSNQYHPYYLKALQKAQESRLSGKSFISEKHDPVGHALDRRTGTKESDTLSSASDIPYESDRKEKFKMVIGKSKKDGQDPPSKVTQPQVGVSVDAVAAILQAATKGIKNPNLEMISKTLNGIGQGPSSEAGDSVLAPWPQSSNQDLDKNWEHGVSVPLAKAITKTMAVTAASEADSSEARLTREQKLKAERLKRAKMFAAMVKSGAAPLKSEPLRGVSVEPSESGLSGSDSHAVLPTDRERESSSIPLDIDTNNRIEKSAEEYNERRSKRSYRSRTKRGEEEEEDEELKDKRDHNKHSRKKRHSHRRDRHKHKKRHSSSQDGESQHRHKSSSSLDEHQHKQDSSSEDEYRRGRHKKHDSSSDDEHRRSRRKHRHDSSPDDEYRHSRSRRKLDSFSSEEYTHSRHGHRHDSDDEHQNARHQHKHDISSNEESRHQAKSVKHRKIPRSERERDLEEGEILTKSDQSKVSEGGDGASREASVDISKTYQEVRGSSKQSDSTEVSNDLRAKIRAMLMATL from the exons ATGTTTGTTAGCAAACATGGTGGGCAGTCAGAAATTGTTTTGAGAGTTAAACAGGGGGACAACCCAACATTTGGCTTCTTGATGCCTGATCATAATCTTCATCCTTACTTCAGATTTCTTGTTGATCACCAAGAACTTCTGAAGTCTGACATTGATGGCAAATCTATAGAAGATGAGAACAAGATAGATAGTGGGGATCAGATGGGTGGTGGGGGTGGTGCATTGTCATTGCTTGGTTCTGTATATGGATCTGGAGAGGATGAAGAAGGAGCAAATGAGGATGGCCCAGCATTTACCAAAAATGACACTGAGGATTCTGTTGATGCTGCTGATAATGTAACCATTTCTTATGGATCAGAACAAAACTCTTCTTCTTTAGATGTTGCTGGGAAAGATGATTTGGTTTCTAAGCCTCAATTTTCTTCTTTGAAAGAAAGGTCTCAAGTCATAAAAAGAAATCGTGCCATCAGTTCAGTCAAGGCGGGAACCACAATTGGGTCAAAGAGATTTAGTGATTCCATGGCCTCAGTTTCCTCTACTGTGGATAAGTTGCAACCTTCCATCTCCCCTAGCCTGTCCAAGGTTGAACAGTCTATTTTGGAGCCTCCATCTGATTTGAAGAGAGTGGTCGAAAAGATAGTTGAGTTCATACTGAGAAACGGGAAAGAATTTGAAGCTGTTCTGGTTCAGCAGGACACTAAACATGGGAGATTTCCTTTCCTTCTGCCATCCAACCAATATCATCCTTATTATTTAAAAGCCCTCCAAAAGGCTCAGGAG TCAAGGTTATCTGGCAAGAGCTTCATTTCAGAGAAACATGATCCAGTAGGCCATGCGTTGGACAGGAGAACGGGAACAAAAGAAAGTGATACCCTGTCCTCAGCATCAGATATACCATATGAATCTGataggaaagaaaagtttaaaatggtAATTGGAAAGTCAAAGAAGGATGGACAGGACCCACCTTCGAAAGTCACCCAGCCACAAGTTGGAGTTAGTGTGGATGCTGTTGCTGCTATTCTTCAGGCTGCCACAAAAGGCATTAAGAATCCCAACTTAGAAATGATATCTAAGACACTAAATGGTATTGGTCAAGGTCCTAGCAGTGAAGCTGGAGACAGCGTCCTTGCACCTTGGCCTCAAAGTTCCAACCAGGACTTGGACAAGAACTGGGAGCATGGTGTTTCTGTCCCTCTAGCTAAAGCCATTACAAAGACAATGGCTGTTACAGCAGCAAGTGAAGCTGATTCCTCAGAAGCAAGGTTGACCAGAGAGCAGAAGTTGAAGGCTGAGAGACTGAAACGAGCAAAGATGTTTGCAGCCATGGTAAAAAGTGGTGCTGCACCACTAAAAAGTGAACCATTGCGTGGGGTATCTGTAGAGCCATCTGAATCTGGGTTATCTGGTTCTGATTCTCATGCTGTCCTTCCTACAGACCGAGAAAGGGAAAGTAGTTCTATTCCATTGGATATTGATACTAATAATAGGATTGAGAAATCTGCCGAGGAATATAATGAACGGCGATCAAAGCGGAGCTATCGATCTAGAACTAAAAGGggtgaagaggaagaagaggatgAGGAACTGAAAGATAAAAGGGATCACAACAAGCATTCAAGGAAAAAGAGGCATTCTCATCGCAGGGACAGGCATAAGCACAAAAAAAGACATTCCTCTTCCCAGGATGGAGAATCTCAACATCGACATAAGAGCAGTAGCTCCTTGGATGAACATCAGCACAAGCAAGATAGCTCTTCTGAAGATGAGTATAGGCGTGGTAGACATAAGAAGCATGATAGCTCCTCAGATGACGAGCATAGACGCTCTAGAAGGAAGCACAGGCATGATAGCTCCCCCGATGATGAGTATAGACACTCTCGAAGTAGGCGCAAGCTCGATAGCTTCTCCTCTGAGGAGTACACACATTCTCGACATGGTCACAGGCATGATTCTGATGATGAGCATCAGAACGCCCGACATCAGCATAAGCATGATATCTCCTCCAATGAGGAGAGTCGGCATCAAGCCAAGTCTGTAAAACATAGAAAGATCCCTCGttcagaaagagagagagacttGGAGGAAGGAGAGATCCTTACAAAATCAGATCAGTCAAAAGTTAGTGAGGGTGGGGATGGTGCTAGTAGGGAAGCTTCTGTGGATATATCAAAAACATACCAAGAGGTAAGGGGCTCATCTAAGCAGTCCGATTCCACCGAAGTTTCTAATGACCTTAGAGCCAAAATTCGAGCCATGTTAATGGCAACCTTATAA
- the LOC110611893 gene encoding splicing factor, suppressor of white-apricot homolog isoform X1, translating into MDLEVVGRHALLFDDDAMAAFVNSADALVEWNSLSIDRYDVRHLLPSPPPPRNRRRHQHSPSPNPDDSLESEIDHERYLDLPSASDEQDLGNEAERNDISGYHMVAFSYGASSESTEQKNTDAESSFQPPFTVPEQLTQNLPPTEKVHQIIARTAMFVSKHGGQSEIVLRVKQGDNPTFGFLMPDHNLHPYFRFLVDHQELLKSDIDGKSIEDENKIDSGDQMGGGGGALSLLGSVYGSGEDEEGANEDGPAFTKNDTEDSVDAADNVTISYGSEQNSSSLDVAGKDDLVSKPQFSSLKERSQVIKRNRAISSVKAGTTIGSKRFSDSMASVSSTVDKLQPSISPSLSKVEQSILEPPSDLKRVVEKIVEFILRNGKEFEAVLVQQDTKHGRFPFLLPSNQYHPYYLKALQKAQESRLSGKSFISEKHDPVGHALDRRTGTKESDTLSSASDIPYESDRKEKFKMVIGKSKKDGQDPPSKVTQPQVGVSVDAVAAILQAATKGIKNPNLEMISKTLNGIGQGPSSEAGDSVLAPWPQSSNQDLDKNWEHGVSVPLAKAITKTMAVTAASEADSSEARLTREQKLKAERLKRAKMFAAMVKSGAAPLKSEPLRGVSVEPSESGLSGSDSHAVLPTDRERESSSIPLDIDTNNRIEKSAEEYNERRSKRSYRSRTKRGEEEEEDEELKDKRDHNKHSRKKRHSHRRDRHKHKKRHSSSQDGESQHRHKSSSSLDEHQHKQDSSSEDEYRRGRHKKHDSSSDDEHRRSRRKHRHDSSPDDEYRHSRSRRKLDSFSSEEYTHSRHGHRHDSDDEHQNARHQHKHDISSNEESRHQAKSVKHRKIPRSERERDLEEGEILTKSDQSKVSEGGDGASREASVDISKTYQEVRGSSKQSDSTEVSNDLRAKIRAMLMATL; encoded by the exons ATGGATCTCGAGGTGGTGGGCCGCCATGCCTTGCTCTTCGACGACGACGCCATGGCGGCGTTCGTCAACTCCGCTGACGCACTTGTAGAGTGGAATTCTCTCTCTATAGATCGGTACGATGTGCGCCATCTCTTGCCTTCCCCTCCGCCACCGCGAAATCGCCGCCGCCACCAACATTCTCCGTCTCCCAATCCTGACGATTCTCTCGAATCCGAGATCGATCATGAGCGCTACCTCGATCTACCGTCAGCATCCGACGAGCAAG ATTTAGGAAATGAAGCAGAAAGGAATGACATCAGTGGCTATCATATGGTTGCCTTTTCATATGGAGCCTCTAGTGAATCAACTGAACAGAAGAATACTGATGCTGAGTCTAGTTTTCAGCCACCCTTCACAGTGCCTGAACAGTTAACTCAAAACCTG CCTCCTACAGAGAAGGTGCACCAGATTATTGCTAGGACTGCCATGTTTGTTAGCAAACATGGTGGGCAGTCAGAAATTGTTTTGAGAGTTAAACAGGGGGACAACCCAACATTTGGCTTCTTGATGCCTGATCATAATCTTCATCCTTACTTCAGATTTCTTGTTGATCACCAAGAACTTCTGAAGTCTGACATTGATGGCAAATCTATAGAAGATGAGAACAAGATAGATAGTGGGGATCAGATGGGTGGTGGGGGTGGTGCATTGTCATTGCTTGGTTCTGTATATGGATCTGGAGAGGATGAAGAAGGAGCAAATGAGGATGGCCCAGCATTTACCAAAAATGACACTGAGGATTCTGTTGATGCTGCTGATAATGTAACCATTTCTTATGGATCAGAACAAAACTCTTCTTCTTTAGATGTTGCTGGGAAAGATGATTTGGTTTCTAAGCCTCAATTTTCTTCTTTGAAAGAAAGGTCTCAAGTCATAAAAAGAAATCGTGCCATCAGTTCAGTCAAGGCGGGAACCACAATTGGGTCAAAGAGATTTAGTGATTCCATGGCCTCAGTTTCCTCTACTGTGGATAAGTTGCAACCTTCCATCTCCCCTAGCCTGTCCAAGGTTGAACAGTCTATTTTGGAGCCTCCATCTGATTTGAAGAGAGTGGTCGAAAAGATAGTTGAGTTCATACTGAGAAACGGGAAAGAATTTGAAGCTGTTCTGGTTCAGCAGGACACTAAACATGGGAGATTTCCTTTCCTTCTGCCATCCAACCAATATCATCCTTATTATTTAAAAGCCCTCCAAAAGGCTCAGGAG TCAAGGTTATCTGGCAAGAGCTTCATTTCAGAGAAACATGATCCAGTAGGCCATGCGTTGGACAGGAGAACGGGAACAAAAGAAAGTGATACCCTGTCCTCAGCATCAGATATACCATATGAATCTGataggaaagaaaagtttaaaatggtAATTGGAAAGTCAAAGAAGGATGGACAGGACCCACCTTCGAAAGTCACCCAGCCACAAGTTGGAGTTAGTGTGGATGCTGTTGCTGCTATTCTTCAGGCTGCCACAAAAGGCATTAAGAATCCCAACTTAGAAATGATATCTAAGACACTAAATGGTATTGGTCAAGGTCCTAGCAGTGAAGCTGGAGACAGCGTCCTTGCACCTTGGCCTCAAAGTTCCAACCAGGACTTGGACAAGAACTGGGAGCATGGTGTTTCTGTCCCTCTAGCTAAAGCCATTACAAAGACAATGGCTGTTACAGCAGCAAGTGAAGCTGATTCCTCAGAAGCAAGGTTGACCAGAGAGCAGAAGTTGAAGGCTGAGAGACTGAAACGAGCAAAGATGTTTGCAGCCATGGTAAAAAGTGGTGCTGCACCACTAAAAAGTGAACCATTGCGTGGGGTATCTGTAGAGCCATCTGAATCTGGGTTATCTGGTTCTGATTCTCATGCTGTCCTTCCTACAGACCGAGAAAGGGAAAGTAGTTCTATTCCATTGGATATTGATACTAATAATAGGATTGAGAAATCTGCCGAGGAATATAATGAACGGCGATCAAAGCGGAGCTATCGATCTAGAACTAAAAGGggtgaagaggaagaagaggatgAGGAACTGAAAGATAAAAGGGATCACAACAAGCATTCAAGGAAAAAGAGGCATTCTCATCGCAGGGACAGGCATAAGCACAAAAAAAGACATTCCTCTTCCCAGGATGGAGAATCTCAACATCGACATAAGAGCAGTAGCTCCTTGGATGAACATCAGCACAAGCAAGATAGCTCTTCTGAAGATGAGTATAGGCGTGGTAGACATAAGAAGCATGATAGCTCCTCAGATGACGAGCATAGACGCTCTAGAAGGAAGCACAGGCATGATAGCTCCCCCGATGATGAGTATAGACACTCTCGAAGTAGGCGCAAGCTCGATAGCTTCTCCTCTGAGGAGTACACACATTCTCGACATGGTCACAGGCATGATTCTGATGATGAGCATCAGAACGCCCGACATCAGCATAAGCATGATATCTCCTCCAATGAGGAGAGTCGGCATCAAGCCAAGTCTGTAAAACATAGAAAGATCCCTCGttcagaaagagagagagacttGGAGGAAGGAGAGATCCTTACAAAATCAGATCAGTCAAAAGTTAGTGAGGGTGGGGATGGTGCTAGTAGGGAAGCTTCTGTGGATATATCAAAAACATACCAAGAGGTAAGGGGCTCATCTAAGCAGTCCGATTCCACCGAAGTTTCTAATGACCTTAGAGCCAAAATTCGAGCCATGTTAATGGCAACCTTATAA
- the LOC110611893 gene encoding splicing factor, suppressor of white-apricot homolog isoform X2 produces the protein MCAISCPPNPDDSLESEIDHERYLDLPSASDEQDLGNEAERNDISGYHMVAFSYGASSESTEQKNTDAESSFQPPFTVPEQLTQNLPPTEKVHQIIARTAMFVSKHGGQSEIVLRVKQGDNPTFGFLMPDHNLHPYFRFLVDHQELLKSDIDGKSIEDENKIDSGDQMGGGGGALSLLGSVYGSGEDEEGANEDGPAFTKNDTEDSVDAADNVTISYGSEQNSSSLDVAGKDDLVSKPQFSSLKERSQVIKRNRAISSVKAGTTIGSKRFSDSMASVSSTVDKLQPSISPSLSKVEQSILEPPSDLKRVVEKIVEFILRNGKEFEAVLVQQDTKHGRFPFLLPSNQYHPYYLKALQKAQESRLSGKSFISEKHDPVGHALDRRTGTKESDTLSSASDIPYESDRKEKFKMVIGKSKKDGQDPPSKVTQPQVGVSVDAVAAILQAATKGIKNPNLEMISKTLNGIGQGPSSEAGDSVLAPWPQSSNQDLDKNWEHGVSVPLAKAITKTMAVTAASEADSSEARLTREQKLKAERLKRAKMFAAMVKSGAAPLKSEPLRGVSVEPSESGLSGSDSHAVLPTDRERESSSIPLDIDTNNRIEKSAEEYNERRSKRSYRSRTKRGEEEEEDEELKDKRDHNKHSRKKRHSHRRDRHKHKKRHSSSQDGESQHRHKSSSSLDEHQHKQDSSSEDEYRRGRHKKHDSSSDDEHRRSRRKHRHDSSPDDEYRHSRSRRKLDSFSSEEYTHSRHGHRHDSDDEHQNARHQHKHDISSNEESRHQAKSVKHRKIPRSERERDLEEGEILTKSDQSKVSEGGDGASREASVDISKTYQEVRGSSKQSDSTEVSNDLRAKIRAMLMATL, from the exons ATGTGCGCCATCTCTTGCC CTCCCAATCCTGACGATTCTCTCGAATCCGAGATCGATCATGAGCGCTACCTCGATCTACCGTCAGCATCCGACGAGCAAG ATTTAGGAAATGAAGCAGAAAGGAATGACATCAGTGGCTATCATATGGTTGCCTTTTCATATGGAGCCTCTAGTGAATCAACTGAACAGAAGAATACTGATGCTGAGTCTAGTTTTCAGCCACCCTTCACAGTGCCTGAACAGTTAACTCAAAACCTG CCTCCTACAGAGAAGGTGCACCAGATTATTGCTAGGACTGCCATGTTTGTTAGCAAACATGGTGGGCAGTCAGAAATTGTTTTGAGAGTTAAACAGGGGGACAACCCAACATTTGGCTTCTTGATGCCTGATCATAATCTTCATCCTTACTTCAGATTTCTTGTTGATCACCAAGAACTTCTGAAGTCTGACATTGATGGCAAATCTATAGAAGATGAGAACAAGATAGATAGTGGGGATCAGATGGGTGGTGGGGGTGGTGCATTGTCATTGCTTGGTTCTGTATATGGATCTGGAGAGGATGAAGAAGGAGCAAATGAGGATGGCCCAGCATTTACCAAAAATGACACTGAGGATTCTGTTGATGCTGCTGATAATGTAACCATTTCTTATGGATCAGAACAAAACTCTTCTTCTTTAGATGTTGCTGGGAAAGATGATTTGGTTTCTAAGCCTCAATTTTCTTCTTTGAAAGAAAGGTCTCAAGTCATAAAAAGAAATCGTGCCATCAGTTCAGTCAAGGCGGGAACCACAATTGGGTCAAAGAGATTTAGTGATTCCATGGCCTCAGTTTCCTCTACTGTGGATAAGTTGCAACCTTCCATCTCCCCTAGCCTGTCCAAGGTTGAACAGTCTATTTTGGAGCCTCCATCTGATTTGAAGAGAGTGGTCGAAAAGATAGTTGAGTTCATACTGAGAAACGGGAAAGAATTTGAAGCTGTTCTGGTTCAGCAGGACACTAAACATGGGAGATTTCCTTTCCTTCTGCCATCCAACCAATATCATCCTTATTATTTAAAAGCCCTCCAAAAGGCTCAGGAG TCAAGGTTATCTGGCAAGAGCTTCATTTCAGAGAAACATGATCCAGTAGGCCATGCGTTGGACAGGAGAACGGGAACAAAAGAAAGTGATACCCTGTCCTCAGCATCAGATATACCATATGAATCTGataggaaagaaaagtttaaaatggtAATTGGAAAGTCAAAGAAGGATGGACAGGACCCACCTTCGAAAGTCACCCAGCCACAAGTTGGAGTTAGTGTGGATGCTGTTGCTGCTATTCTTCAGGCTGCCACAAAAGGCATTAAGAATCCCAACTTAGAAATGATATCTAAGACACTAAATGGTATTGGTCAAGGTCCTAGCAGTGAAGCTGGAGACAGCGTCCTTGCACCTTGGCCTCAAAGTTCCAACCAGGACTTGGACAAGAACTGGGAGCATGGTGTTTCTGTCCCTCTAGCTAAAGCCATTACAAAGACAATGGCTGTTACAGCAGCAAGTGAAGCTGATTCCTCAGAAGCAAGGTTGACCAGAGAGCAGAAGTTGAAGGCTGAGAGACTGAAACGAGCAAAGATGTTTGCAGCCATGGTAAAAAGTGGTGCTGCACCACTAAAAAGTGAACCATTGCGTGGGGTATCTGTAGAGCCATCTGAATCTGGGTTATCTGGTTCTGATTCTCATGCTGTCCTTCCTACAGACCGAGAAAGGGAAAGTAGTTCTATTCCATTGGATATTGATACTAATAATAGGATTGAGAAATCTGCCGAGGAATATAATGAACGGCGATCAAAGCGGAGCTATCGATCTAGAACTAAAAGGggtgaagaggaagaagaggatgAGGAACTGAAAGATAAAAGGGATCACAACAAGCATTCAAGGAAAAAGAGGCATTCTCATCGCAGGGACAGGCATAAGCACAAAAAAAGACATTCCTCTTCCCAGGATGGAGAATCTCAACATCGACATAAGAGCAGTAGCTCCTTGGATGAACATCAGCACAAGCAAGATAGCTCTTCTGAAGATGAGTATAGGCGTGGTAGACATAAGAAGCATGATAGCTCCTCAGATGACGAGCATAGACGCTCTAGAAGGAAGCACAGGCATGATAGCTCCCCCGATGATGAGTATAGACACTCTCGAAGTAGGCGCAAGCTCGATAGCTTCTCCTCTGAGGAGTACACACATTCTCGACATGGTCACAGGCATGATTCTGATGATGAGCATCAGAACGCCCGACATCAGCATAAGCATGATATCTCCTCCAATGAGGAGAGTCGGCATCAAGCCAAGTCTGTAAAACATAGAAAGATCCCTCGttcagaaagagagagagacttGGAGGAAGGAGAGATCCTTACAAAATCAGATCAGTCAAAAGTTAGTGAGGGTGGGGATGGTGCTAGTAGGGAAGCTTCTGTGGATATATCAAAAACATACCAAGAGGTAAGGGGCTCATCTAAGCAGTCCGATTCCACCGAAGTTTCTAATGACCTTAGAGCCAAAATTCGAGCCATGTTAATGGCAACCTTATAA